The following coding sequences lie in one Miscanthus floridulus cultivar M001 chromosome 9, ASM1932011v1, whole genome shotgun sequence genomic window:
- the LOC136483464 gene encoding putative disease resistance protein At3g14460 isoform X2: protein MMGVVDASIGWLVQTILGSLFTEQIEAWARGVGLDEDVKNLKSEMRNVQMVLAAAEGRRIDNKPLARSLDDLKELLYDAEDVMDKLDYYRLQQQIEQGDGCTSPEKRPASSSAPSIFQRACSTTSRVISSALHGGKRKREEEPSHCTMLQQQIEQGDGCTNPEKRPSSSSTPSIFQRACSTASRVISSALHGRKRKREEEPSHCTMLPYDIQLDISERIKGIVNCLHKLGNSVREVLHLEISSPIAMRNQNQYVAMNTRLTTSVPIEDKVYGRDAERDKIIELLINGKSEDLQVLPIVGIGGVGKTTLARFVYNDQRVKDHFDLRMWVCVSTNFDKVRLTREILEYVCTDRQQYERTTNFNILQQMLLKNIEKKRYLLVLDDMWEDKDRSGWVSLLAPLKDNHAPGCMILATTRRPSVAEMISIMDPVQVNGLDEKDIWLFFKACAFGNENHEGDPSLQSIGQHIVKILKGVPLAARSVGALLSRNVGYEHWRTVQNKWKSLQEDTDDILPILKLSYDFLPVHLQQCFSYCSLFPEDYRFTRGFLVHVWISQNFVQCQDSTKRLEETGMQYLDNLVDFGFFQKVDSDYVLHDLMHELAQMVSLNECATINGSNSTDFQPSVRHLSIDGHCSIPYDKFQNILENVGFSEKLRTLMVFGRSSIHLLRFLHTLCMKSKSLRVVRIYVTHDDVSPTISFLNPCHLRYLEFVWANVDLQKNIVLPQVLTKFYHLQFFNAGIGSNISVPTSMNSLINLRNIVPHEKVHLEIAGVGKLTCLQWLKFKVRIDDEFDINQLRSMNKLVTLEISQLENVKTKEQASGARLIDKEYLQKLSLSWNDISVVLDPCAARRTEDVLEGLQPHENLKRLCITGYKGANPPTWLAGNVSIKMLQILRLEKCKECRFLPLKLLPFLRKLTMIRMLNLVEISIPSLEELVLIEMPRLEKCLGTYGMELTSRLMVIIIKGCPQLNEFTPFQSYSSFHAEQKSWFHSLRKLAICYCPRVMNWEILPLGGMPLKALKLMDLHLVRELSVHSSLENLELIKMPRLERCSGLTVPPSPPSLEEQNVCLSSLHTLILQDCPSLMVSRPLPPSAHVRQISIQGKLSIKSSSRNRVSVNIVSSESSVLDDRILAFQNLRGMISLSIENCPKLISISSASFSQLTGLESLRIHNCSNLLKPPTTLEAAPETFPALPFLKYLNISASGISGLWLTKMLPHLPSLEHLSLHYCPEIKLLSISQPTETEGSCSLYSTVALSAEEQTLLKVPCNILCSLKKLTLSSCVDLEFYGGKGGFGGFTTLEKLVVHGCRKLGSLLVSRTKDDMDVALLPPSLKGLSISGCPNLQLLLARDTKDDTSNVDVGLAKSLEVLSLGCLPENLQSYSPKGLVDLRSLNLWDSPCLNFVQLHSCTALEDLHIWGCEQLGALESLQFLATLRSMKISRCPQLGALEGLQLLSSLGSLEIEMTPALSDAWERDPKLQEQEQGGNQIGLLPPSITRLVIRNLTNNVQSRLLSCLPAITQLAVRESPELTSLQLGYCKTLTELKIRDCESLASIEGFQSLTNLTSFTVAASSGLPPWMELLLQQQGACEVLSRLERLVILGDTPVVTMSFCKQLTSLRYLDFCGNRTSQMVNLTEEQERALQLLTSLQHLHFGGYPNLLLLPAADLRSLVSLKSLTIFSCPSISGLPEMPASCRLRVGDCSEELAQRCKEWEERRRED, encoded by the exons ATGATGGGGGTGGTGGATGCTTCCATAGGGTGGCTGGTGCAAACCATCCTTGGGAGCCTCTTCACTGAACAGATCGAAGCCTGGGCTCGTGGTGTTGGGCTTGACGAAGATGTGAAGAACCTCAAGTCTGAGATGAGGAACGTGCAGATGGTGCTTGCTGCAGCCGAGGGGAGGAGGATTGACAACAAGCCACTGGCCCGGTCCCTGGATGACCTCAAAGAGCTGCTTTATGATGCCGAAGATGTGATGGACAAGCTCGACTACTATCGGCTTCAACAACAGATCGAACAAG GGGATGGTTGTACGAGTCCTGAGAAGAGGCCTGCGTCTTCTTCCGCTCCATCTATTTTTCAACGAGCATGTAGTACTACGAGCCGAGTTATTAGTTCGGCCTTGCATGGAGGAAAAaggaagagagaggaggagccAAGTCATTGCACCATGCTCCAACAACAGATCGAACAAG GGGATGGTTGTACGAATCCTGAGAAGAGGCCTTCGTCCTCTTCCACTCCATCTATTTTTCAACGAGCATGTAGTACTGCGAGCCGAGTTATTAGTTCGGCCTTGCATGGCAGAAAAaggaagagagaggaggagccAAGTCATTGCACCATGCTGCCTTATGATATTCAACTTGACATTTCTGAGAGGATCAAGGGGATAGTAAATTGTTTACACAAGCTTGGCAATTCTGTGCGGGAGGTTCTTCATCTAGAGATCTCAAGCCCCATTGCAATGAGAAACCAGAATCAGTATGTGGCCATGAACACACGTCTGACAACTTCTGTTCCAATTGAAGACAAGGTATACGGAAGGGATGCGGAGAGGGACAAGATAATAGAGCTGTTAATAAATGGGAAATCTGAAGACCTACAAGTTCTGCCTATAGTTGGCATCGGTGGTGTTGGGAAGACAACACTTGCCAGATTTGTGTACAATGATCAAAGAGTCAAAGACCATTTTGATTTGCGAATGTGGGTTTGTGTATCGACCAACTTCGACAAAGTGAGGCTAACACGTGAGATCTTGGAGTATGTATGTACAGATAGACAGCAGTACGAAAGAACCACTAACTTCAACATACTGCAGCAGATGCTTCTGAAGAATATTGAAAAGAAAAGATATCTGCTTGTATTAGATGATAtgtgggaggacaaggacagaaGCGGATGGGTTAGCCTGTTAGCTCCACTGAAAGACAATCATGCACCTGGTTGCATGATTTTAGCAACAACTCGAAGACCATCTGTCGCAGAAATGATAAGCATAATGGATCCGGTCCAAGTGAATGGTCTGGATGAAAAAGATATTTGGTTGTTCTTCAAGGCTTGTGCATTTGGTAATGAAAACCATGAGGGCGATCCTAGTTTGCAATCCATTGGGCAACATATTGTTAAAATACTAAAGGGTGTTCCCCTAGCTGCACGAAGTGTCGGTGCACTTTTGAGCAGAAATGTTGGCTACGAGCACTGGAGGACAGTTCAAAACAAATGGAAATCTCTTCAAGAAGATACTGATGATATTTTACCTATCTTGAAGCTCAGTTATGATTTTTTACCGGTCCACCTGCAGCAGTGTTTCTCATACTGCTCTCTGTTTCCAGAGGACTATAGATTTACTAGGGGATTTTTGGTCCATGTTTGGATATCACAAAATTTTGTGCAGTGTCAAGACTCTAccaagagattggaggaaacaggGATGCAATATTTGGATAACTTAGTGGATTTTGGCTTTTTCCAAAAGGTTGACTCGGACTATGTCTTGCATGACCTAATGCATGAATTGGCTCAGATGGTTTCGCTAAATGAGTGTGCCACTATAAATGGATCCAACTCTACGGACTTCCAACCAAGTGTTCGCCATTTGTCAATAGATGGACATTGCAGTATCCCCTATGACAAGTTTCAGAACATACTAGAGAATGTTGGGTTTTCAGAAAAATTGAGGACCTTGATGGTTTTCGGCAGAAGCAGCATACATTTATTAAGGTTCCTACACACTTTGTGTATGAAGTCAAAAAGTTTACGAGTCGTGAGGATTTATGTGACCCATGACGATGTCAGCCCTACAATTAGTTTCTTAAATCCGTGTCATCTTCGCTACCTTGAATTTGTTTGGGCAAATGTGGACCTTCAGAAAAATATCGTTCTTCCTCAAGTTTTGACAAAATTTTATCACCTTCAATTCTTCAACGCCGGCATTGGAAGCAATATTTCTGTACCTACTAGTATGAATAGTCTCATTAATTTACGGAATATTGTTCCCCATGAGAAAGTGCACTTAGAAATCGCTGGTGTCGGCAAGTTGACCTGTCTTCAGTGGCTAAAATTCAAGGTTCgaattgatgatgaatttgatataAATCAACTTCGATCCATGAATAAGCTTGTAACTCTTGAAATTTCTCAACTTGAAAATGTGAAGACCAAAGAACAGGCCAGCGGAGCTAGGCTGATAGACAAAGAGTATCTGCAAAAGTTGTCCTTATCATGGAATGATATCAGtgtggtccttgatccttgtgcAGCTAGGAGAACAGAAGATGTGCTTGAGGGTCTTCAACCTCATGAGAACCTCAAAAGACTATGTATAACTGGGTACAAGGGCGCTAACCCACCGACCTGGCTTGCCGGTAATGTGTCTATTAAGATGCTGCAGATACTTCGTTTAGAGAAGTGCAAGGAATGCCGATTTCTTCCTCTGAAATTGCTTCCGTTCCTTAGGAAGCTAACAATGATCAGGATGTTGAACTTGGTGGAAATTTCAATTCCTTCTTTGGAAGAGTTGGTCTTGATTGAGATGCCAAGATTGGAAAAATGTCTTGGTACTTATGGGATGGAATTGACGTCTCGACTAATGGTAATTATCATCAAGGGCTGCCCTCAACTGAACGAGTTCACTCCTTTCCAGAGTTACTCTTCTTTCCATGCCGAGCAAAAGTCATGGTTTCACTCTCTCCGCAAACTGGCCATCTGTTATTGTCCTCGTGTAAT GAACTGGGAAATCCTTCCACTGGGAGGAATGCCACTCAAGGCGTTGAAGTTAATGGACCTGCATCTTGTGAGAGAATTGTCAGTTCATTCTTCTCTGGAGAACTTGGAGTTGATTAAAATGCCAAGACTAGAAAGGTGCAGCGGGCTGACggttcctccatctcctccttcactGGAGGAACAGAATGTGTGTCTATCTAGTCTCCATACACTCATCCTCCAAGACTGCCCTAGTCTGATGGTCTCCCGTCCGCTACCACCTTCTGCTCATGTACGGCAAATTTCCATCCAAGGAAAACTATCAATAAAGTCAAGCAGCCGCAACAGAGTATCGGTCAACATAGTATCCAGTGAGTCGAGTGTGCTGGATGACCGGATCTTAGCATTCCAAAATCTTAGGGGCATGATATCGTTGAGCATAGAGAATTGTCCAAAATTGATTTCTATTTCAAGTGCAAGTTTCAGCCAGCTCACTGGTTTAGAGTCTTTGAGGATACACAACTGCTCTAACTTGCTGAAGCCACCCACCACATTAGAGGCAGCACCGGAAACCTTTCCTGCCCTCCCATTTCTCAAATATCTCAACATTTCTGCTTCCGGCATATCAGGGTTGTGGCTGACTAAAATGCTTCCTCATTTGCCGTCCCTTGAGCATTTGAGCTTACATTATTGTCCAGAAATAAAATTGTTATCCATCAGTCAACCTACAGAAACAGAAGGAAGCTGCAGTTTGTATTCCACAGTGGCATTGTCAGCAGAAGAACAAACACTATTGAAAGTGCCATGTAACATCCTTTGTTCTCTGAAGAAGCTAACTCTGTCTAGTTGTGTAGATCTGGAATTTTATGGTGGCAAGGGAGGATTCGGAGGATTTACCACTCTTGAGAAGCTAGTGGTTCATGGTTGCCGAAAGCTGGGTTCATTGTTGGTGAGCAGGACGAAAGATGACATGGATGTTGCATTACTCCCACCGTCCCTTAAGGGGCTAAGCATTTCTGGTTGTCCCAACCTGCAGCTGTTGTTGGCGAGGGATACGAAAGATGATACTAGTAACGTGGATGTTGGGTTAGCCAAGTCACTTGAAGTGCTTTCTCTTGGTTGTCTCCCAGAAAACTTGCAGTCCTACTCCCCTAAAGGCTTGGTCGACCTCAGATCCTTGAACCTCTGGGATAGCCCATGTTTGAATTTTGTACAGCTCCATTCGTGCACGGCCTTGGAGGATCTGCATATTTGGGGGTGTGAACAGCTTGGTGCATTGGAAAGCTTGCAATTCCTCGCCACTCTTCGAAGCATGAAAATTTCAAGGTGTCCACAGCTGGGTGCGTTGGAGGGCTTGCAATTGCTCAGCTCTCTTGGAAGCTTGGAAATAGAGATGACTCCTGCGTTATCTGATGCATGGGAGCGGGATCCAAAGCTACAGGAGCAAGAACAGGGTGGAAATCAGATTGGACTGCTTCCTCCGTCAATTACCAGACTTGTGATCCGGAATCTCACAAACAATGTCCAGTCCCGTCTGCTATCCTGTCTCCCTGCCATAACTCAACTAGCAGTACGGGAAAGTCCAGAATTGACATCTCTACAGCTTGGATACTGTAAGACACTGACAGAGTTAAAAATTAGAGATTGTGAGTCGCTTGCTTCGATCGAGGGCTTCCAGTCCCTTACAAACCTGACGTCCTTCACAGTAGCTGCCTCCTCAG GCTTACCTCCATGGATGGAGCTTTTGTTGCAGCAGCAAGGGGCCTGTGAGGTCTTGTCTCGACTGGAAAGACTTGTGATACTTGGGGACACCCCTGTCGTTACAATGTCCTTCTGCAAACAGCTCACGTCTCTACGATACCTAGATTTCTGCGGAAACAGGACGAGCCAGATGGTCAACCTAACGGAAGAACAGGAGAGAGCGCTCCAGCTTCTCACCTCCCTCCAACATCTCCACTTTGGGGGCTACCCGAACCTCCTGTTACTTCCTGCTGCAGATCTGCGAAGCCTGGTCTCCCTCAAGTCCCTGACAATCTTTTCCTGTCCAAGCATCTCGGGGCTGCCGGAAATGCCAGCTTCATGTAGACTTCGTGTGGGTGATTGCAGCGAGGAACTAGCTCAGAGATGCAAAGAATGGGAGGAACGGAGAAGGGAGGATTAA
- the LOC136483464 gene encoding putative disease resistance protein RGA4 isoform X1, with the protein MMGVVDASIGWLVQTILGSLFTEQIEAWARGVGLDEDVKNLKSEMRNVQMVLAAAEGRRIDNKPLARSLDDLKELLYDAEDVMDKLDYYRLQQQIEQGDGCTSPEKRPASSSAPSIFQRACSTTSRVISSALHGGKRKREEEPSHCTMLQQQIEQGDGCTNPEKRPSSSSTPSIFQRACSTASRVISSALHGRKRKREEEPSHCTMLPYDIQLDISERIKGIVNCLHKLGNSVREVLHLEISSPIAMRNQNQYVAMNTRLTTSVPIEDKVYGRDAERDKIIELLINGKSEDLQVLPIVGIGGVGKTTLARFVYNDQRVKDHFDLRMWVCVSTNFDKVRLTREILEYVCTDRQQYERTTNFNILQQMLLKNIEKKRYLLVLDDMWEDKDRSGWVSLLAPLKDNHAPGCMILATTRRPSVAEMISIMDPVQVNGLDEKDIWLFFKACAFGNENHEGDPSLQSIGQHIVKILKGVPLAARSVGALLSRNVGYEHWRTVQNKWKSLQEDTDDILPILKLSYDFLPVHLQQCFSYCSLFPEDYRFTRGFLVHVWISQNFVQCQDSTKRLEETGMQYLDNLVDFGFFQKVDSDYVLHDLMHELAQMVSLNECATINGSNSTDFQPSVRHLSIDGHCSIPYDKFQNILENVGFSEKLRTLMVFGRSSIHLLRFLHTLCMKSKSLRVVRIYVTHDDVSPTISFLNPCHLRYLEFVWANVDLQKNIVLPQVLTKFYHLQFFNAGIGSNISVPTSMNSLINLRNIVPHEKVHLEIAGVGKLTCLQWLKFKVRIDDEFDINQLRSMNKLVTLEISQLENVKTKEQASGARLIDKEYLQKLSLSWNDISVVLDPCAARRTEDVLEGLQPHENLKRLCITGYKGANPPTWLAGNVSIKMLQILRLEKCKECRFLPLKLLPFLRKLTMIRMLNLVEISIPSLEELVLIEMPRLEKCLGTYGMELTSRLMVIIIKGCPQLNEFTPFQSYSSFHAEQKSWFHSLRKLAICYCPRVMNWEILPLGGMPLKALKLMDLHLVRELSVHSSLENLELIKMPRLERCSGLTVPPSPPSLEEQNVCLSSLHTLILQDCPSLMVSRPLPPSAHVRQISIQGKLSIKSSSRNRVSVNIVSSESSVLDDRILAFQNLRGMISLSIENCPKLISISSASFSQLTGLESLRIHNCSNLLKPPTTLEAAPETFPALPFLKYLNISASGISGLWLTKMLPHLPSLEHLSLHYCPEIKLLSISQPTETEGSCSLYSTVALSAEEQTLLKVPCNILCSLKKLTLSSCVDLEFYGGKGGFGGFTTLEKLVVHGCRKLGSLLVSRTKDDMDVALLPPSLKGLSISGCPNLQLLLARDTKDDTSNVDVGLAKSLEVLSLGCLPENLQSYSPKGLVDLRSLNLWDSPCLNFVQLHSCTALEDLHIWGCEQLGALESLQFLATLRSMKISRCPQLGALEGLQLLSSLGSLEIEMTPALSDAWERDPKLQEQEQGGNQIGLLPPSITRLVIRNLTNNVQSRLLSCLPAITQLAVRESPELTSLQLGYCKTLTELKIRDCESLASIEGFQSLTNLTSFTVAASSGLPPFFF; encoded by the exons ATGATGGGGGTGGTGGATGCTTCCATAGGGTGGCTGGTGCAAACCATCCTTGGGAGCCTCTTCACTGAACAGATCGAAGCCTGGGCTCGTGGTGTTGGGCTTGACGAAGATGTGAAGAACCTCAAGTCTGAGATGAGGAACGTGCAGATGGTGCTTGCTGCAGCCGAGGGGAGGAGGATTGACAACAAGCCACTGGCCCGGTCCCTGGATGACCTCAAAGAGCTGCTTTATGATGCCGAAGATGTGATGGACAAGCTCGACTACTATCGGCTTCAACAACAGATCGAACAAG GGGATGGTTGTACGAGTCCTGAGAAGAGGCCTGCGTCTTCTTCCGCTCCATCTATTTTTCAACGAGCATGTAGTACTACGAGCCGAGTTATTAGTTCGGCCTTGCATGGAGGAAAAaggaagagagaggaggagccAAGTCATTGCACCATGCTCCAACAACAGATCGAACAAG GGGATGGTTGTACGAATCCTGAGAAGAGGCCTTCGTCCTCTTCCACTCCATCTATTTTTCAACGAGCATGTAGTACTGCGAGCCGAGTTATTAGTTCGGCCTTGCATGGCAGAAAAaggaagagagaggaggagccAAGTCATTGCACCATGCTGCCTTATGATATTCAACTTGACATTTCTGAGAGGATCAAGGGGATAGTAAATTGTTTACACAAGCTTGGCAATTCTGTGCGGGAGGTTCTTCATCTAGAGATCTCAAGCCCCATTGCAATGAGAAACCAGAATCAGTATGTGGCCATGAACACACGTCTGACAACTTCTGTTCCAATTGAAGACAAGGTATACGGAAGGGATGCGGAGAGGGACAAGATAATAGAGCTGTTAATAAATGGGAAATCTGAAGACCTACAAGTTCTGCCTATAGTTGGCATCGGTGGTGTTGGGAAGACAACACTTGCCAGATTTGTGTACAATGATCAAAGAGTCAAAGACCATTTTGATTTGCGAATGTGGGTTTGTGTATCGACCAACTTCGACAAAGTGAGGCTAACACGTGAGATCTTGGAGTATGTATGTACAGATAGACAGCAGTACGAAAGAACCACTAACTTCAACATACTGCAGCAGATGCTTCTGAAGAATATTGAAAAGAAAAGATATCTGCTTGTATTAGATGATAtgtgggaggacaaggacagaaGCGGATGGGTTAGCCTGTTAGCTCCACTGAAAGACAATCATGCACCTGGTTGCATGATTTTAGCAACAACTCGAAGACCATCTGTCGCAGAAATGATAAGCATAATGGATCCGGTCCAAGTGAATGGTCTGGATGAAAAAGATATTTGGTTGTTCTTCAAGGCTTGTGCATTTGGTAATGAAAACCATGAGGGCGATCCTAGTTTGCAATCCATTGGGCAACATATTGTTAAAATACTAAAGGGTGTTCCCCTAGCTGCACGAAGTGTCGGTGCACTTTTGAGCAGAAATGTTGGCTACGAGCACTGGAGGACAGTTCAAAACAAATGGAAATCTCTTCAAGAAGATACTGATGATATTTTACCTATCTTGAAGCTCAGTTATGATTTTTTACCGGTCCACCTGCAGCAGTGTTTCTCATACTGCTCTCTGTTTCCAGAGGACTATAGATTTACTAGGGGATTTTTGGTCCATGTTTGGATATCACAAAATTTTGTGCAGTGTCAAGACTCTAccaagagattggaggaaacaggGATGCAATATTTGGATAACTTAGTGGATTTTGGCTTTTTCCAAAAGGTTGACTCGGACTATGTCTTGCATGACCTAATGCATGAATTGGCTCAGATGGTTTCGCTAAATGAGTGTGCCACTATAAATGGATCCAACTCTACGGACTTCCAACCAAGTGTTCGCCATTTGTCAATAGATGGACATTGCAGTATCCCCTATGACAAGTTTCAGAACATACTAGAGAATGTTGGGTTTTCAGAAAAATTGAGGACCTTGATGGTTTTCGGCAGAAGCAGCATACATTTATTAAGGTTCCTACACACTTTGTGTATGAAGTCAAAAAGTTTACGAGTCGTGAGGATTTATGTGACCCATGACGATGTCAGCCCTACAATTAGTTTCTTAAATCCGTGTCATCTTCGCTACCTTGAATTTGTTTGGGCAAATGTGGACCTTCAGAAAAATATCGTTCTTCCTCAAGTTTTGACAAAATTTTATCACCTTCAATTCTTCAACGCCGGCATTGGAAGCAATATTTCTGTACCTACTAGTATGAATAGTCTCATTAATTTACGGAATATTGTTCCCCATGAGAAAGTGCACTTAGAAATCGCTGGTGTCGGCAAGTTGACCTGTCTTCAGTGGCTAAAATTCAAGGTTCgaattgatgatgaatttgatataAATCAACTTCGATCCATGAATAAGCTTGTAACTCTTGAAATTTCTCAACTTGAAAATGTGAAGACCAAAGAACAGGCCAGCGGAGCTAGGCTGATAGACAAAGAGTATCTGCAAAAGTTGTCCTTATCATGGAATGATATCAGtgtggtccttgatccttgtgcAGCTAGGAGAACAGAAGATGTGCTTGAGGGTCTTCAACCTCATGAGAACCTCAAAAGACTATGTATAACTGGGTACAAGGGCGCTAACCCACCGACCTGGCTTGCCGGTAATGTGTCTATTAAGATGCTGCAGATACTTCGTTTAGAGAAGTGCAAGGAATGCCGATTTCTTCCTCTGAAATTGCTTCCGTTCCTTAGGAAGCTAACAATGATCAGGATGTTGAACTTGGTGGAAATTTCAATTCCTTCTTTGGAAGAGTTGGTCTTGATTGAGATGCCAAGATTGGAAAAATGTCTTGGTACTTATGGGATGGAATTGACGTCTCGACTAATGGTAATTATCATCAAGGGCTGCCCTCAACTGAACGAGTTCACTCCTTTCCAGAGTTACTCTTCTTTCCATGCCGAGCAAAAGTCATGGTTTCACTCTCTCCGCAAACTGGCCATCTGTTATTGTCCTCGTGTAAT GAACTGGGAAATCCTTCCACTGGGAGGAATGCCACTCAAGGCGTTGAAGTTAATGGACCTGCATCTTGTGAGAGAATTGTCAGTTCATTCTTCTCTGGAGAACTTGGAGTTGATTAAAATGCCAAGACTAGAAAGGTGCAGCGGGCTGACggttcctccatctcctccttcactGGAGGAACAGAATGTGTGTCTATCTAGTCTCCATACACTCATCCTCCAAGACTGCCCTAGTCTGATGGTCTCCCGTCCGCTACCACCTTCTGCTCATGTACGGCAAATTTCCATCCAAGGAAAACTATCAATAAAGTCAAGCAGCCGCAACAGAGTATCGGTCAACATAGTATCCAGTGAGTCGAGTGTGCTGGATGACCGGATCTTAGCATTCCAAAATCTTAGGGGCATGATATCGTTGAGCATAGAGAATTGTCCAAAATTGATTTCTATTTCAAGTGCAAGTTTCAGCCAGCTCACTGGTTTAGAGTCTTTGAGGATACACAACTGCTCTAACTTGCTGAAGCCACCCACCACATTAGAGGCAGCACCGGAAACCTTTCCTGCCCTCCCATTTCTCAAATATCTCAACATTTCTGCTTCCGGCATATCAGGGTTGTGGCTGACTAAAATGCTTCCTCATTTGCCGTCCCTTGAGCATTTGAGCTTACATTATTGTCCAGAAATAAAATTGTTATCCATCAGTCAACCTACAGAAACAGAAGGAAGCTGCAGTTTGTATTCCACAGTGGCATTGTCAGCAGAAGAACAAACACTATTGAAAGTGCCATGTAACATCCTTTGTTCTCTGAAGAAGCTAACTCTGTCTAGTTGTGTAGATCTGGAATTTTATGGTGGCAAGGGAGGATTCGGAGGATTTACCACTCTTGAGAAGCTAGTGGTTCATGGTTGCCGAAAGCTGGGTTCATTGTTGGTGAGCAGGACGAAAGATGACATGGATGTTGCATTACTCCCACCGTCCCTTAAGGGGCTAAGCATTTCTGGTTGTCCCAACCTGCAGCTGTTGTTGGCGAGGGATACGAAAGATGATACTAGTAACGTGGATGTTGGGTTAGCCAAGTCACTTGAAGTGCTTTCTCTTGGTTGTCTCCCAGAAAACTTGCAGTCCTACTCCCCTAAAGGCTTGGTCGACCTCAGATCCTTGAACCTCTGGGATAGCCCATGTTTGAATTTTGTACAGCTCCATTCGTGCACGGCCTTGGAGGATCTGCATATTTGGGGGTGTGAACAGCTTGGTGCATTGGAAAGCTTGCAATTCCTCGCCACTCTTCGAAGCATGAAAATTTCAAGGTGTCCACAGCTGGGTGCGTTGGAGGGCTTGCAATTGCTCAGCTCTCTTGGAAGCTTGGAAATAGAGATGACTCCTGCGTTATCTGATGCATGGGAGCGGGATCCAAAGCTACAGGAGCAAGAACAGGGTGGAAATCAGATTGGACTGCTTCCTCCGTCAATTACCAGACTTGTGATCCGGAATCTCACAAACAATGTCCAGTCCCGTCTGCTATCCTGTCTCCCTGCCATAACTCAACTAGCAGTACGGGAAAGTCCAGAATTGACATCTCTACAGCTTGGATACTGTAAGACACTGACAGAGTTAAAAATTAGAGATTGTGAGTCGCTTGCTTCGATCGAGGGCTTCCAGTCCCTTACAAACCTGACGTCCTTCACAGTAGCTGCCTCCTCAGGCTTACCTCcattttttttttag